A stretch of the Epinephelus fuscoguttatus linkage group LG2, E.fuscoguttatus.final_Chr_v1 genome encodes the following:
- the slc17a6b gene encoding vesicular glutamate transporter 2.1, with protein sequence MASVRTKATEFAGKTLGHMYRVIERKQKTGEVIELTEDGRPREAAEKKAPLCDCKCFGLPRRYIIAIMSGLGFCISFGIRCNLGVAIVGMVNNSTIHQNGKIIIKEKAKFNWDPETVGMIHGSFFWGYIVTQIPGGYISSRLAANRVFGAAIVLTSTLNMFIPSAARVHYGCVIFVRILQGLVEGVTYPACHGIWSKWAPPLERSRLATLSFCGSYAGAVIAMPLAGILVQYSGWSSVFYVYGCFGIFWYMFWIFVSYESPAVHPTITDEERCYIEESIGESAKLAGPAEKFKTPWRKFFTSMPVYAIIVANFCRSWTFYLLLISQPAYFEEVFGFEISKVGILSALPHLVMTIIVPIGGQLADYLRSKNILSTTTVRKIMNCGGFGMEATLLLVVGYSHSKGVAISFLVLAVGFSGFAISGFNVNHLDIAPRYASILMGISNGVGTLSGMVCPLIVGTMTKNKTREEWQYVFLIASLVHYGGVIFYGIFASGEKQPWADPELTSEEKCGFIDEDELAEETGDITQSYGAFGAQPKSYGATTQVNGGWASGWEKTEEYVQEEAQAGGYGYRQDEGYS encoded by the exons ATGGCATCCGTGAGGACGAAAGCCACGGAATTTGCGGGGAAGACCCTGGGTCATATGTACAG GGTGATagagaggaaacagaaaacCGGGGAGGTGATCGAGCTGACGGAGGATGGGCGGCCCCGGGAGGCCGCGGAGAAGAAAGCCCCGCTGTGCGACTGCAAGTGCTTCGGTCTGCCCCGCCGCTACATCATCGCCATCATGAGCGGCCTGGGCTTCTGCATCTCCTTCGGTATCCGGTGTAACCTGGGCGTGGCCATAGTGGGCATGGTCAACAACAGCACCATCCACCAGAACGGCAAGATCATCATCAAAGAG AAAGCCAAGTTCAACTGGGATCCAGAGACAGTGGGAATGATCCACGGATCTTTTTTCTGGGGCTACATCGTTACACAAATCCCGGGAGGATACATATCCTCCAGGCTGGCAGCGAACAG gGTATTTGGTGCAGCCATTGTGCTAACCTCGACTCTCAACATGTTCATTCCCTCGGCTGCCCGAGTCCACTATGGGTGTGTCATCTTTGTCAGGATATTACAAGGGTTGGTGGAG gGAGTGACCTACCCGGCCTGTCATGGCATCTGGAGTAAGTGGGCTCCTCCGCTGGAAAGGAGTCGTCTGGCCACCCTGTCGTTCTGTG GCTCTTATGCTGGGGCTGTGATAGCGATGCCTCTGGCTGGGATCCTGGTTCAGTATTCAGGCTGGTCCTCGGTGTTCTATGTCTATG GATGCTTCGGCATTTTCTGGTATATGTTCTGGATCTTTGTGTCTTATGAGAGCCCTGCTGTACATCCAACCATCACTGATGAGGAACGCTGCTACATTGAGGAGAGCATTGGAGAGAGCGCCAAGCTGGCCGGTCCTGCTGAG AAATTCAAGACCCCCTGGAGGAAGTTCTTCACCTCTATGCCTGTCTATGCAATCATCGTGGCCAACTTCTGCAGGAGCTGGACGTTTTACCTGCTGCTGATTAGCCAGCCTGCATACTTTGAGGAAGTCTTTGGCTTTGAGATAAGCAAG GTTGGCATACTGTCTGCCCTGCCACATTTGGTGATGACTATCATCGTGCCCATCGGCGGCCAGCTGGCCGACTACCTACGCAGCAAGAACATCCTGTCGACTACCACTGTCAGGAAAATCATGAACTGTGGAG gaTTTGGCATGGAGGCCACATTGCTGCTGGTGGTAGGATATTCCCACAGCAAAGGGGTGGCCATCTCCTTCCTGGTGCTGGCAGTGGGCTTCAGTGGATTTGCTATATCAG GCTTTAATGTCAATCACTTGGACATCGCTCCACGCTACGCCAGTATCTTAATGGGAATCTCTAATGGTGTGGGTACCCTGTCTGGGATGGTGTGCCCACTGATTGTTGGTACCATGACAAAGAACAAG ACTCGAGAGGAGTGGCAATATGTGTTCCTGATCGCCTCCTTGGTGCATTATGGGGGTGTGATCTTCTACGGGATCTTTGCTTCGGGAGAAAAACAGCCGTGGGCCGACCCAGAACTGACCAGCGAGGAGAAGTGCGGCTTCATAGACGAGGACGAGCTGGCAGAAGAGACGGGCGACATCACTCAAAGTTACGGTGCCTTTGGAGCTCAGCCCAAGTCGTACGGTGCGACCACGCAGGTGAACGGAGGCTGGGCTTCAGGGTGGGAGAAGACAGAGGAGTACGTCCAGGAGGAGGCGCAGGCAGGAGGCTACGGCTACAGGCAGGATGAGGGATACTCCTAG